The Mycobacterium paragordonae genome includes a region encoding these proteins:
- a CDS encoding NUDIX hydrolase, which translates to MVWLIVVGVLLLVLLVVFGAWGYQRANRLDRLNVRYDLSWQALDSALARRAVVARAVAIDAYGGSPEGERLAALADAAERAPRGMRETAENELSAALALVDPASVPAALVAELADAEARVLLARRFHNDAVRDTLVLAERRMVRLFHLGGRAPLPTYFEIAERPHAQRHTGDKLNHRTSARVVLLDEDGAVLLLCGSDPAIAHAPRWWFTVGGEVRPGERLAEAAARELAEETGLQVAPAELVGPVWRRDEVFEFNGSMIDSEEFYLVHRTRRFEPALDGRTELERSYIHGARWCGPADIAELAAAGEIVYPRQLGELLPAAGELVDCAPRDAVVPQSIS; encoded by the coding sequence ATGGTGTGGCTGATCGTCGTCGGCGTCCTGCTGCTCGTGTTGCTGGTGGTGTTCGGCGCCTGGGGCTATCAGCGGGCCAACCGGCTGGACCGGCTCAACGTCCGATACGACCTGTCCTGGCAGGCGTTGGACAGCGCCCTGGCGCGGCGTGCGGTGGTGGCGCGGGCGGTCGCCATCGATGCCTATGGCGGCTCGCCGGAGGGGGAGCGGCTGGCGGCGCTGGCCGACGCCGCCGAGCGTGCGCCGCGTGGCATGCGCGAGACCGCCGAGAACGAACTGTCGGCTGCGCTGGCGCTGGTGGACCCGGCGTCGGTGCCGGCGGCCCTGGTGGCCGAGTTGGCCGATGCCGAGGCACGGGTATTGCTGGCCCGCCGATTCCATAACGACGCGGTGCGCGACACCCTGGTGCTTGCCGAGCGGCGCATGGTGCGGCTGTTCCATCTCGGCGGAAGGGCGCCGCTGCCAACCTATTTCGAGATCGCCGAGCGGCCGCACGCGCAGCGTCACACCGGCGATAAGCTCAACCACCGCACCTCGGCGCGGGTGGTCCTGCTCGACGAGGACGGCGCGGTGCTGTTGCTGTGCGGGTCGGATCCCGCCATCGCCCATGCCCCGCGGTGGTGGTTCACCGTTGGTGGCGAGGTCAGGCCCGGGGAGCGGCTGGCCGAAGCGGCGGCCCGGGAGTTGGCCGAGGAAACCGGCCTGCAGGTGGCGCCCGCCGAGCTGGTCGGACCCGTCTGGCGGCGTGACGAGGTCTTCGAGTTCAACGGCTCGATGATCGACAGCGAGGAGTTCTACCTCGTGCACCGCACGCGGCGGTTCGAGCCGGCACTGGACGGGCGCACGGAGCTGGAACGCAGCTACATTCACGGCGCTCGGTGGTGCGGGCCGGCCGACATCGCCGAACTGGCCGCCGCCGGCGAAATCGTCTACCCGCGGCAACTCGGCGAGCTGCTGCCCGCGGCCGGCGAGCTGGTGGACTGCGCCCCGCGCGATGCCGTTGTGCCGCAGTCGATCAGCTGA
- a CDS encoding PE-PPE domain-containing protein → MNFAVLPPELTSARLFAGAGLQPWLSAAASWDGLAAELDAAARSFASVTSGLADTWQGPAMLAMTRAAGPYMTWLTTAATQAGRTAAQARAAAAAFEAAQATVVHPTMVAANRSGLVWLVAGNLFGQNTPAIAAAEAVYEQMWAQDVAVMAGYHAEASAVAEQLAGAYAATGLPGLSIDWSRGTFNLGSGNKGVNNIGFGNAGNGNIGVDNRGDGNIGFQNRGNWNVGLINTGNRQVGYGLPGDGNVGVRLIDMNPVGGGSPTTTALLMGGTGPNPMPWSGFQTFANSFITPTHPSYDAQFLVTPSKLFPLTGPTSLPFDVSIAEGMQRLNTAIMNLHAAGKDTIVFGLSQSSTVATLEMRYLQSLPPALRPGTDELSFVLVANPNRPDGGLLSRFTGLSIPFMGFTFNGATPANLYPTVDYAIQYDGAADFPRYPLNLLATANALAGFAYIHPSYALSAAQFASGIVQPVSPDSLTTYMLIPTHDLPLLNPLRGVPFVGNPLADLIQPDLRVLVELGYDRTAYQDVPAPAGLFPQIDPAVLAAQLQQGAAQGVHDALAGLGFPRRLP, encoded by the coding sequence ATGAATTTCGCCGTTCTGCCGCCGGAACTGACCTCGGCGCGCCTCTTCGCCGGCGCGGGGCTGCAGCCCTGGCTATCCGCGGCAGCGTCCTGGGACGGACTGGCCGCCGAACTGGACGCCGCGGCGCGTTCGTTCGCGTCGGTCACCTCGGGACTGGCCGACACCTGGCAGGGCCCGGCGATGCTGGCGATGACGCGGGCCGCGGGCCCGTACATGACGTGGTTGACGACGGCGGCGACCCAGGCCGGCCGGACAGCCGCGCAGGCGCGAGCGGCAGCCGCGGCGTTCGAGGCCGCGCAGGCGACGGTCGTGCACCCGACGATGGTCGCCGCCAACCGGTCGGGGCTGGTCTGGCTGGTGGCGGGGAATCTGTTCGGGCAGAACACGCCGGCGATCGCGGCCGCCGAGGCCGTCTACGAGCAGATGTGGGCCCAGGACGTCGCCGTCATGGCGGGCTATCACGCCGAGGCGTCGGCAGTGGCAGAGCAACTGGCCGGCGCCTACGCGGCCACCGGCCTGCCCGGACTGAGCATCGACTGGTCCAGGGGCACCTTCAACCTGGGCTCCGGGAACAAAGGCGTCAACAACATCGGGTTCGGCAACGCCGGCAACGGCAACATCGGCGTCGACAACCGGGGCGACGGCAACATCGGCTTCCAGAACAGGGGCAACTGGAACGTCGGGCTGATCAATACCGGCAACCGGCAGGTCGGCTACGGACTTCCCGGCGATGGAAACGTCGGCGTCAGACTCATCGACATGAACCCGGTCGGCGGCGGCAGTCCGACGACGACGGCCCTGCTCATGGGCGGCACCGGACCCAACCCGATGCCCTGGTCAGGCTTTCAGACGTTCGCGAACAGCTTCATCACCCCGACCCACCCGTCCTATGACGCGCAATTTCTGGTGACGCCGTCCAAGCTGTTCCCGCTCACCGGCCCCACCAGCCTGCCCTTCGATGTCTCGATCGCCGAGGGGATGCAGCGCCTGAACACCGCGATCATGAACCTGCACGCGGCGGGCAAGGACACGATCGTCTTCGGGCTGTCCCAGAGCTCCACGGTGGCGACGCTGGAGATGCGCTATCTGCAGTCGTTGCCGCCCGCGTTGCGTCCGGGGACCGACGAATTGTCTTTCGTCCTGGTTGCCAACCCGAACCGGCCCGACGGCGGCCTGCTGTCCCGTTTCACCGGACTGTCCATCCCGTTCATGGGGTTCACCTTCAACGGCGCCACGCCCGCGAACCTCTATCCCACCGTCGATTACGCGATCCAGTACGACGGCGCCGCCGATTTCCCGCGATACCCGCTGAACCTGCTGGCGACGGCCAATGCGCTGGCCGGCTTCGCCTACATCCACCCGTCGTACGCGCTGTCCGCCGCCCAGTTCGCGTCGGGCATCGTCCAGCCGGTGTCGCCGGACAGCTTGACCACCTACATGCTGATTCCGACGCACGACCTGCCGTTGCTCAATCCGCTGCGCGGGGTGCCGTTCGTGGGGAACCCGCTGGCCGACCTGATCCAGCCCGACCTGCGGGTGCTCGTCGAGCTGGGCTACGACCGCACCGCCTACCAGGATGTGCCGGCGCCGGCCGGGCTGTTCCCGCAGATCGATCCGGCGGTGCTCGCCGCGCAGTTGCAGCAGGGCGCGGCGCAGGGGGTTCACGACGCGCTGGCGGGATTGGGTTTCCCACGGCGGTTACCGTAA
- the pdxS gene encoding pyridoxal 5'-phosphate synthase lyase subunit PdxS — protein MNSQQNGAQPAWSQTGAETGTARVKRGMAEMLKGGVIMDVVTPEQARIAEGAGAVAVMALERVPADIRAQGGVSRMSDPDMIEGIIDAVTIPVMAKARIGHFVEAQILQSLGVDYIDESEVLTPADYTHHIDKWKFTVPFVCGATNLGEALRRIAEGAAMIRSKGEAGTGDVSNATTHMRAIGGEIRRLMSLSEDELFVAAKELQAPYDLVVEVARAGKLPVTLFTAGGIATPADAAMMMQLGAEGVFVGSGIFKAGDPVQRAAAIVKATTFYDDPDVLAKVSRGLGEAMVGINVEEIAEPHRLAQRGW, from the coding sequence GTGAACAGCCAGCAGAACGGCGCCCAGCCGGCTTGGAGCCAAACCGGAGCCGAAACCGGAACCGCTCGCGTCAAGCGCGGCATGGCCGAAATGCTCAAGGGCGGCGTCATCATGGACGTCGTCACCCCTGAGCAGGCCCGCATCGCCGAAGGCGCGGGTGCCGTCGCGGTGATGGCGCTGGAACGGGTGCCCGCCGATATCCGCGCCCAGGGCGGGGTGTCGCGGATGAGCGACCCCGACATGATCGAGGGCATCATCGACGCCGTCACCATCCCGGTGATGGCCAAGGCCCGCATCGGGCACTTCGTCGAGGCGCAGATCCTGCAGAGCCTCGGGGTGGACTACATCGACGAGTCCGAGGTGCTCACACCCGCCGACTACACCCACCACATCGACAAGTGGAAATTCACGGTGCCGTTCGTGTGCGGGGCCACCAACCTCGGCGAGGCGCTGCGGCGCATCGCCGAGGGCGCGGCGATGATCCGCTCCAAGGGTGAGGCGGGCACCGGCGACGTCTCCAACGCCACCACGCACATGCGCGCGATCGGTGGCGAGATCCGCCGGCTCATGTCGTTGTCCGAAGACGAATTGTTCGTTGCCGCAAAGGAATTGCAGGCGCCCTACGATCTGGTCGTGGAGGTGGCCCGGGCCGGCAAGCTGCCGGTGACGTTGTTCACCGCCGGCGGTATCGCCACCCCGGCCGACGCCGCGATGATGATGCAGCTCGGCGCCGAAGGCGTGTTCGTCGGGTCGGGGATCTTCAAGGCCGGCGACCCGGTGCAGCGCGCCGCGGCGATCGTCAAGGCCACCACGTTCTACGACGACCCCGACGTGCTGGCCAAGGTGTCCCGCGGGCTGGGGGAGGCAATGGTCGGCATCAACGTGGAGGAGATCGCCGAGCCGCATCGCCTGGCACAACGCGGCTGGTGA
- the tesB gene encoding acyl-CoA thioesterase II, whose protein sequence is MAIEEILDLEQLEVNIYRGSVFSPESGFLQRTFGGHVAGQSLVSAVRTVDPRYQVHSLHGYFLRPGDAKERTVFIVERTRDGGSFATRRVNAIQHGEIIFSMGASFQTDQEGINHQDAMPAAPPPDGLPGLSSVKVFDDAGFKQFEEWDVCIVPRDRLKLLPGKASQQQVWFRHRDPLPDDPVLHICALAYMSDLTLLGSAQVTHMAEREHLQVSSLDHAMWFMRAFRADEWLLYDQSSPSAGGGRSLCQGKIFNQSGEMVAAVMQEGLTRFKRGYQPTTP, encoded by the coding sequence GTGGCGATCGAAGAGATCCTCGATCTCGAACAACTCGAGGTCAACATCTACCGCGGTAGCGTGTTCAGCCCCGAATCGGGGTTCCTGCAGCGCACCTTCGGTGGGCACGTGGCCGGGCAGTCGCTGGTGTCGGCGGTGCGTACCGTCGACCCGCGCTACCAGGTGCATTCGCTGCACGGCTATTTCCTGCGGCCCGGGGATGCCAAGGAGCGCACGGTGTTCATCGTGGAGCGCACCAGGGACGGCGGATCGTTCGCGACCAGGCGGGTCAACGCGATCCAGCACGGCGAGATCATCTTCAGCATGGGGGCGTCGTTCCAGACCGACCAGGAAGGCATCAACCACCAGGACGCCATGCCCGCGGCGCCGCCGCCGGACGGGCTGCCCGGCCTGTCCTCGGTGAAGGTCTTCGACGACGCGGGATTCAAGCAGTTCGAGGAGTGGGACGTCTGCATCGTGCCGCGCGACCGCCTGAAACTGTTGCCCGGCAAGGCCTCTCAGCAGCAGGTGTGGTTCCGTCACCGCGATCCGCTGCCCGATGACCCGGTTCTGCACATCTGCGCGCTGGCCTATATGAGCGACCTGACCCTGCTCGGGTCGGCGCAGGTCACCCACATGGCCGAGCGTGAGCATCTGCAGGTGTCGTCGCTGGACCACGCGATGTGGTTCATGCGGGCCTTCCGGGCCGACGAATGGCTGCTTTACGACCAGTCGTCACCCTCGGCCGGCGGAGGGCGATCGCTGTGCCAGGGCAAGATCTTCAATCAGAGCGGTGAGATGGTGGCCGCGGTGATGCAGGAGGGGCTGACCCGGTTCAAGCGCGGATACCAGCCGACCACCCCGTGA
- the pdxT gene encoding pyridoxal 5'-phosphate synthase glutaminase subunit PdxT, with the protein MSAPLIGVLALQGDTREHLAALQEAGAEAITVRRRAELDAVDGLVLPGGESTAMSHLLRDFDLLEPLRARLADGLPAYGACAGMILLSSEILDAGAEGREALPLGGIDMTVRRNAFGRQVDSFEGDIPFEGLDGTVRAVFIRAPWVERVGAGVQVLARAAGHVVAVRQGLVLATAFHPEVTGDRRVHQMFVDMVTGTA; encoded by the coding sequence GTGAGTGCGCCGCTGATCGGCGTGCTGGCGTTGCAGGGCGATACCCGCGAGCACCTGGCCGCGCTGCAGGAGGCCGGCGCCGAGGCGATCACGGTGCGTCGCCGCGCCGAACTGGACGCGGTGGACGGGCTGGTGCTACCCGGTGGCGAGTCCACCGCGATGAGTCACCTGCTGCGTGACTTCGATCTGCTGGAACCGCTGCGGGCCCGGCTGGCCGACGGGCTGCCCGCCTATGGGGCGTGTGCCGGCATGATTCTGCTGTCCAGCGAGATCCTGGACGCGGGCGCGGAAGGCCGGGAGGCGCTGCCGCTGGGCGGGATCGATATGACGGTGCGGCGCAACGCGTTCGGACGGCAGGTCGATTCGTTCGAGGGTGACATCCCGTTCGAGGGTCTGGACGGGACGGTGCGTGCGGTGTTCATCCGGGCGCCGTGGGTCGAGCGGGTCGGCGCCGGTGTGCAGGTGCTGGCGCGGGCCGCAGGCCATGTCGTCGCGGTGCGCCAGGGTCTCGTGTTGGCGACGGCGTTTCATCCGGAGGTGACGGGCGACCGGCGGGTGCACCAGATGTTCGTGGACATGGTCACCGGCACGGCCTGA